The Propionispora hippei DSM 15287 region TCCTGCCGCCGTGTTCAGCGACTTTTATATAATAGCATTTTCAATGAATTATGTCAAATAGCAATTTCTACAAAACAAATTGTTAGCTTTGTCTAAATTTCTTAATTACCCAAATAACTTATGTTATAATCTTGGTGAGATTATTCCGGTCTGTACATCGTACAGCGCTGGCTTTTAGGAGAACATATGAAAAATCATTATGTTATCATTATTTTTTCCGCTCTCGTTTTATTAGTAATGACTATAACCGGCTGCCCCAATACAACTGACCAGCTTCCTTACATTGACTTTAATCGCCCGGCGGACGAAACAGTCAGCCAAAAGGAGGATTCTGTGCAGCGGCCTATTTTCATTGCTCTGGCCAGCGTCATGTCTCCCCATGAAACAATTATCTATTATCGCAAAATTGCCGACTATGTTTCAAAAGAAACAGGGCGGCCCGCTGTATTGGTTCAGCGCAAAACGTATGCGGAGGTTAATTTGCTACTGGCCAACGGCGATGTAGATATTGCCTTTCTCTCTACCGGCGCCTACAGCTCCTATCAAGGAATGAATGAGATCGAACCCTTGGTTATGACGGAACATGACAATTCGGTTCTCTACACGGCCGATGTAATTGTCCATAAAGATAGCAATATCCATTCCATCAGTGATCTGCAAGGCAAGGTATTCGCTTTTACCGATCCGTTAAGTTACTCAGGCCATATGGTCATTGAGGACTACCTGCGCGACCACAATACATTACCGGAGCGTTTTTTTCAGCGTTATTTCTATACCTATAGTCACGACAAATCACTCTGGGCCGTTGCCAACCATATAGCCGATGGCGCCAGCTTCGACAGCCAAATTTATGAGTATGTTAAAATTCGTAATCCGGAACTGGCAGCCAATGTTCGCATTATCACCTCGATGGAGCCGGCACCTACCGGTCCGGTTGTTATCAGCCAACGGGTTCCGCCGGAACAAAAAGAAGAATTACGCCGTATCTTTTTGAGTATGCATCAAGATCCGGAAACAGCGGCAGCCATGCAAAAACTGGTTATTGACCGGTTTGTCCCCCCCGCCCCTGATTTATATGATCCCTTGCGAAAGCTTTACAAGCGGACAGGTGCACGACCATGATTAAATTGCAAAAAATCAGTATCTATTATAAAATCAATGCGATCATTATCGGTATTCTACTCTTATTCAGCATCATTATCGGCGTCATCATGATCGGAACTACCGAACGGCTTTTAAATTACCAAATGGAAAAACGGGGAGCGGAAGTAGCAACCTATATTGCCAGTCTCAGCAACAATGATATTTTACTGGACGATCATTACGCCCTCTTTGACCGTTTAAATAAGGCTAAAAACAATAATGACGACATTCGTTACATCTTAATTACCGATTCCTATGGCCGGGTTCTGGCTCATACGTTTTCCGGACTCCTCCCGCAAGGCCTGGCCAATACACCCAAGTCTTCACCGGCCAAAATTGCCTTTACACCGCCCATTGCTTTGGATAATGCCACCCCAGAGGGCTATCAAATCGCCAAATACAACAGCAATGAAGGCTTGGTCCGCGAAATTATTGTCCCCATTGAAGCAGGCTCCATTGGCTTTGTCCGGGTCGGTATGCTGGAAAAAACCACACAGAAATTATTAAATAAGAATATTAATGAGTTTTTCATCATCACGTTAATCCTTTGCAGCCTCGCTTCGCTTTTCGCCACCCGCTTGTCGTCCATTATCATCCGGCCGGTTGCCCGGCTGGCAAGAGCAACGAAAGAAATTGAACGTGGTAACTTTTCTATAAAGACTGAAGTAACTACGGAAGATGAGATCGGTCATCTGGCTTCTGCTTTTAATCAAATGGCTGCTACTCTGGAACAAAAGAAACAGGAAAATAACCGCTTGCTGGAAGAACTTCGTACAAAGGAAGCTTTGCGGGCCGTATTAATGAATAAGCTCTATAACATCCAGGAGGAAGAACGAAAACGGATATCCCGTGAACTGCATGATGAAACCAATCAATCATTAGCTTCCTTACTGGCCTACATGAAGGTGCTGTTATCCAAATTGACCGATGAGCACCAAAAGACGCTTCTCTTAGGAGCCCGTGACGTAGCTGTAAATGTGCTGGAAGGGCTTCGTAAAATGGCCGTAGAACTGCGCCCTCCCATCCTGGACGATTTAGGAATTATCGCTGCCATGGAAAAATATATCCAGACGTTCCGCAACCAGCATCTTATGGACGTCAGCTTTTTAACATCCCCTTCCCCGCCTTTATTAGCTAATGAAATTTCACTGGCCCTATACCGCATCCTGCAGGAAAGCCTGACCAATATAGCTAAACACGCCCAAGCTACTCAAGTCTACATAACTTTATCCTGCTATGAAAATAAGGTTACCTTAATGATCGAAGACAATGGAAAAGGAATAACTACAGAAGCTTTGGAAAAAGCTCACAAAAACGGCCGGCTCGGAATTTACGGAATGAAGGAGCGAGCCGAACTGCTGGGTGGCAATTTTGAATTTGAAACGACCGCCGGCAAGGGCACATTAATTACTGTTCAATTACCAATGCGTTTGGAGTGAATGTTATGTATAAAATAAAGGTTATCCTAGCTGACGATCATTCTGTTCTAAGAACCGGACTAAAGCTGCTGTTAAACAACGAACCTGATTTTAAAGTAGTCGGCGAGGCTTCCGACGGAGCTTCAGCGCTGGAACTGCTGACAACCTTAGCTGCCGATGTGTTAATTCTAGATTTATCGATGCCTAACATGGGCGGTCTGGAATGTATCAAGGAGATAAAAAGCCGTAAGCTTTCCACCAAAATTCTTGTCCTCAGCATGTTTGAGGACGAAAACTACATTAAAGAGGCCATGCAGTCAGGCGCCTTAGGCTATGTGGAAAAACATGCGGTAGATACGGAACTCTTTGATGCTGTTAGAGTCGTAGCCAAAGGCAAACGCTATCTGAGTCCCAAAAACTCGCAATTGCTTTTAAACAGTTTTTTGACCGGCAGGGAAATGGAAGCTCCTGCGACCGATCCCTATACGTTGCTAAGCTCCCGGGAGAGGGAAGTTCTTAAGCTCATTGTCCGTGGCTACTCTATGACCCAGATTGGCGACTGTCTATGTATCAGTGTCAAAACAGTCGATACCTACAAAACCAGGATGATGGAGAAGTTAAACTGTACTCAGAAAAGTCAACTGGTAGAATACGCTCTAAAGCATGGCTTACTGCCCGTACAATCGTAATACCTTCTCCCTTTATTAAATTGAATAGCTTTTTTATGCGTAGTGTTTTTTCCTACGCATTTTTTTATGTTTTTCTTACGGTAAAATCAGCAGTTTTACCGATACCTAAATTTTCTGTATAGTGCGATAATTAGGGCACATGAATTCTATGTACAAAATACAAAAAGGAGCGTGTACTATGCAAAGCAAGAAAGGTTATTGGAAACGCATTCTCGCAGCCGGTGCTGCCACTGTCGTCCTGACATCCGGTATGAGTTTTATCGGTATGTCACCGGTCCAGGCTAAGGCGGTCCCACAGATTTTCGATTTTGAGGCCCATCGTGGCGGTCGTGACGCCCGTCCGGAAAATACCCTGATATCTTTTGCGTATGCCATGGAACTGGGAGTAACTACACTGGAAATGGATATGCAATTGACCAAGGACGGACAAATCGTCATCAGTCACAATCCGTTTATGAGCCACAATCTGGCCAAAGGCCCGGACGGAAAATATGTAGCACCTAACCAGTATGATATCCGTACCATGACGCTGGCGCAGGTAAAGCAGTTCGACATAGGTACAATGAATCCGGAAGCCGGCGATTATTACGAAGGACACGGTAAAACCCAACTGTCCGTTCCCGGCACCAAACTTCCGACTCTGGAAGAAGTATTTGAATTAGCTAATGCTTATGGCAATGATAAAATCATGTTTAATATTGAGACCAAATGTTATCCCGATCCGGCTTTCCCAGAAGCAAAAAACAGCCCAGATCCGGCAGTCTTTGTCAAAAAGTTCTATGAGATCGTGAAAAAGTATCATATGGAAGACCGGGTCATGCTGCAATCCTTCGACTGGCGAACCCTGAAAGAAATGAAAAAACTGGACCCCAATATTACTTTGGTTGCTTTAACCTGTGAGCAGCCTTCCTGGGGACGGGATAGCCAGTGCCGTCAGCCCTATGAAAAAGGTGCTTCCCCCTGGATGGCCGGCCTTGATATTGATACTTTTAAAGGCGATTATATCAAAGCAGCTAAAGCGATTGGCGCCGATGTAGTATCTCCCTATTGGGAAGAACTTTCTAATGAAATGGTAACCGAGGCTCATGAATTAGGCATTAAAGTCGTTCCCTGGACAGTAAACAGCCCGGACAAAATGAATATGCTAATTGATATGGGCGTTGATGGAATGATTTCTGATAAGCCTTGGATATTGCGCAAGGTACTAATTGACCGTGGTATGGCCGTAGCCAATCCGACCGTTAATGCAAATAGTCCTTATCATACCGGTACGGATATTGTAACAGGCAGCACCCAAACAGCGAAAAAGGGCGGCGATTCTGCCGAATAAGGCCCCCTTTTCTCGCTTAGCCGTCGTCTCAGTGAAGTAGGCCCAGGGGGCCGCCTTCCTGAGACAACGGCAAATTAATAAATAAAAAGGAGAACACCGATGTTTGATTTTATGAAACCGGCCCCACATACTCCCCGGTTACCTGCCGAGGAGATTGATAAAAAATATCCTAAATCCCGTCTTCAGGTATTTTGCAGTGTTTATTTCGGCTACGCCGCCTATTATCTGACCAGAAGCAATTTTCCGCTGGCCGCACCGCATCTGATCAAGCATTTTGGCTTTTCCACCGCCGATGTCGGCAATGTTCGCGCAGCCTTAGGTCTGGCTTACGGCCTTAGTAAATTTGTCATGGCTACCTGGTCCGACCGCAGTAATCCCCGCTATTTTATGAGTATCGGTCTCTTACTTTCCGCTGTTGTGAATTTCTTTTTCCCTTTTGCCGGCAGCGTTGCCGC contains the following coding sequences:
- a CDS encoding response regulator; the encoded protein is MYKIKVILADDHSVLRTGLKLLLNNEPDFKVVGEASDGASALELLTTLAADVLILDLSMPNMGGLECIKEIKSRKLSTKILVLSMFEDENYIKEAMQSGALGYVEKHAVDTELFDAVRVVAKGKRYLSPKNSQLLLNSFLTGREMEAPATDPYTLLSSREREVLKLIVRGYSMTQIGDCLCISVKTVDTYKTRMMEKLNCTQKSQLVEYALKHGLLPVQS
- a CDS encoding glycerophosphodiester phosphodiesterase, with the protein product MQSKKGYWKRILAAGAATVVLTSGMSFIGMSPVQAKAVPQIFDFEAHRGGRDARPENTLISFAYAMELGVTTLEMDMQLTKDGQIVISHNPFMSHNLAKGPDGKYVAPNQYDIRTMTLAQVKQFDIGTMNPEAGDYYEGHGKTQLSVPGTKLPTLEEVFELANAYGNDKIMFNIETKCYPDPAFPEAKNSPDPAVFVKKFYEIVKKYHMEDRVMLQSFDWRTLKEMKKLDPNITLVALTCEQPSWGRDSQCRQPYEKGASPWMAGLDIDTFKGDYIKAAKAIGADVVSPYWEELSNEMVTEAHELGIKVVPWTVNSPDKMNMLIDMGVDGMISDKPWILRKVLIDRGMAVANPTVNANSPYHTGTDIVTGSTQTAKKGGDSAE
- a CDS encoding HAMP domain-containing sensor histidine kinase — encoded protein: MIKLQKISIYYKINAIIIGILLLFSIIIGVIMIGTTERLLNYQMEKRGAEVATYIASLSNNDILLDDHYALFDRLNKAKNNNDDIRYILITDSYGRVLAHTFSGLLPQGLANTPKSSPAKIAFTPPIALDNATPEGYQIAKYNSNEGLVREIIVPIEAGSIGFVRVGMLEKTTQKLLNKNINEFFIITLILCSLASLFATRLSSIIIRPVARLARATKEIERGNFSIKTEVTTEDEIGHLASAFNQMAATLEQKKQENNRLLEELRTKEALRAVLMNKLYNIQEEERKRISRELHDETNQSLASLLAYMKVLLSKLTDEHQKTLLLGARDVAVNVLEGLRKMAVELRPPILDDLGIIAAMEKYIQTFRNQHLMDVSFLTSPSPPLLANEISLALYRILQESLTNIAKHAQATQVYITLSCYENKVTLMIEDNGKGITTEALEKAHKNGRLGIYGMKERAELLGGNFEFETTAGKGTLITVQLPMRLE
- a CDS encoding substrate-binding domain-containing protein: MKNHYVIIIFSALVLLVMTITGCPNTTDQLPYIDFNRPADETVSQKEDSVQRPIFIALASVMSPHETIIYYRKIADYVSKETGRPAVLVQRKTYAEVNLLLANGDVDIAFLSTGAYSSYQGMNEIEPLVMTEHDNSVLYTADVIVHKDSNIHSISDLQGKVFAFTDPLSYSGHMVIEDYLRDHNTLPERFFQRYFYTYSHDKSLWAVANHIADGASFDSQIYEYVKIRNPELAANVRIITSMEPAPTGPVVISQRVPPEQKEELRRIFLSMHQDPETAAAMQKLVIDRFVPPAPDLYDPLRKLYKRTGARP